A stretch of Vulpes vulpes isolate BD-2025 chromosome 4, VulVul3, whole genome shotgun sequence DNA encodes these proteins:
- the DMP1 gene encoding dentin matrix acidic phosphoprotein 1 — MKTSILLMFLWGLSCALPVARYQNTESESSEEWKGHLAQTPTPPLENSESSEESKVSSEEQANEDSSDSAESEDSLDDHQYMHRPAGGLSRSGGKEGDDKDDDEDDSGDDTFGDDDNGPGPEERQGGKSRLKSNEDSADSTQSREDSPPLGEDSAQDTTSESRDLDNEDEMNSRPERGDSVQESESKEHWVGGGSEGDSSHGDGSEFGDEEMQNDDPDTIRNERGNSRMNSASVKSEESKGNSDEQASTQDSGDSQSMEYPRRKIFRKSRISEEDDIGELDDSNTMEDVKSDSTENANSKETGLSQSRENSESESVEESEENQSQEDSQNIQDPSSESSQEVDLPSQENSSESQEEVVTESRGDNPDNTTSHSDQEDSDSSEENSLNKPSSSESESTEEQADSESNESLRSSEESPESTEENSSSQEDLQSHSASAESQSEESQSEQDSQSEEDDASDSQDSSKLKEDSNSTESKSSSEEDGQSKNTEIESRKLIVDTYHNKPIGDQDDNDCQDGY; from the exons ATGAAGACCAGCATCCTGCTTATGTTCCTTTGGGGGTTGTCCTGTGCACTCCCA GTAGCCAGGTATCAAAATACTGAATCTGAGAGCTCTGAAGAATGGAAG GGTCACTTGGCTCAGACGCCAACACCACCTTTG gagaACAGTGAGTCATCGGAAGAAAGTAAAGTTAGCTCAGAGGAACAG GCAAATGAAGACTCCAGTGACAGTGCTGAATCGGAGGACAGCCTTGATGATCATCAATATATGCATAGACCAGCTGGTGGCCTTTCTAGGagtggaggaaaagaaggagatgataaagatgatgatgaagatgacagTGGAGATGACACTTTTGGAGATGATGACAATGGCCCAGGACCTGAAGAAAGACAAGGAGGAAAATCCAGACTCAAAAGTAATGAAGACTCAGCTGACTCCACACAATCCAGGGAAGATAGTCCCCCACTAGGGGAAGATAGTGCCCAAGATACCACCAGTGAAAGCAGGGACCTTGACAATGAGGATGAGATGAACAGCAGGCCTGAGAGAGGTGACTCTGTTCAAGAGAGTGAGAGTAAGGAACACTGGGTAGGAGGTGGCAGTGAAGGGGATAGTAGCCATGGGGATGGCTCTGAGTTTGGTGATGAAGAAATGCAGAATGATGATCCAGATACTATCAGGAATGAGAGAGGCAACTCCAGAATGAATAGTGCCAGTGTCAAATCAgaagaatcaaaaggaaacagTGATGAGCAAGCAAGCACTCAGGATTCAGGTGACAGCCAATCAATGGAGTATCCCAGGaggaaaattttcagaaaatcccGCATTTCTGAAGAAGATGACATAGGTGAGCTTGATGATAGCAACACAATGGAAGACGTCAAGAGTGACTCAACAGAAAACGCCAACTCCAAAGAAACTGGCCTCAGCCAATCCAGGGAAAACAGTGAGAGCGAATCTGTAGAAGAGAGTGAGGAGAATCAGTCCCAAGAAGACAGTCAAAATATACAAGACCCCAGTAGTGAGTCTAGTCAAGAGGTCGATCTCCCATCTCAAGAAAATAGTAGTGAATCTCAGGAAGAGGTAGTGACTGAGTCCAGGGGTGACAACCCAGATAACACCACCAGCCACTCAGATCAGGAAGATAGTGACTCCAGTGAAGAGAACAGCTTGAATAAACCCTCCAGTTCAGAAAGTGAATCCACAGAGGAGCAGGCTGACAGTGAATCCAACGAAAGCCTCAGATCCTCAGAGGAAAGCCCAGAGTCCACTGAGGAGAACAGTTCTAGCCAGGAGGACCTGCAGTCTCACAGTGCCTCAGCAGAGAGCCAGAGTGAAGAAAGCCAGTCTGAGCAGGACAGCCAGTCTGAGGAAGATGATGCCAGTGATTCTCAGGACAGCAGCAAATTAAAAGAAGACAGCAACTCAACTGAGAGCAAATCAAGCAGTGAGGAAGATGGCCAGTCAAAAAACACTGAGATAGAAAGCAGAAAATTAATAGTTGACACTTATCACAACAAACCCATTGGGGATCAAGATGACAATGACTGCCAAGATGGCTATTAG